The following are encoded together in the Cheilinus undulatus linkage group 3, ASM1832078v1, whole genome shotgun sequence genome:
- the LOC121505423 gene encoding small vasohibin-binding protein: MEPACRKDKPKLNSTPTRGDRAKQKSAQQELKQRQRAEIYALNKVMTELEQQQFEAFCKQMQSQGE, from the exons ATGGAGCCTGCCTGCCGTAAAGACAAGCCAAAGCTGAACTCTACCCCTACGAGAGGAGACAGAGCCAAGCAGAAATCTGCACAGCAGGAGCTCAAGCAACGACAAAGAGCAGAG ATTTATGCCTTGAACAAGGTGATGACAGAGTTGGAGCAGCAGCAGTTTGAAGCCTTCTGTAAACAGATGCAGTCACAAGGGGAGTGA
- the pdrg1 gene encoding p53 and DNA damage-regulated protein 1, which produces MDAVSQRILEYLTEVEEAAEDVLTTKQQIVDLDTKRNSNREALNALKNEIPKTEKVKVCLGNMFIKFPNMKTREMIQKDQEQLDKEINDLRKALKAKVNHLNEIQGKPELRGYSLSPLSSDELKAINGLLKR; this is translated from the exons ATGGACGCAGTATCCCAGCGTATTTTGGAATATTTAACAGAAGTAGAGGAGGCAGCCGAGGATGTTCTCACTACAAAACAGCAG ATAGTAGACCTGGACACAAAGAGAAACAGCAACAGAGAGGCTCTGAATGcactgaaaaatgaaatacCCAAAACAG aAAAAGTGAAGGTTTGCTTGGGTAACATGTTCATCAAATTTCCAAACATGAAGACAAGAGAGATGATTCAGAAAG ACCAAGAGCAGCTGGACAAGGAAATAAATGACCTTCGCAAAGCACTGAAAGCGAAAGTCAATCATCTCAATGAGATCCAAG gaaaACCTGAGCTGAGAGGCTACAGTCTTTCTCCTCTGTCTTCTGATGAACTCAAAGCCATTAATGGGCTTTTAAAGAGATAG
- the LOC121507396 gene encoding uncharacterized protein LOC121507396 has protein sequence MGTVLLERVPQQCQERISIRDREWKKKAVWSNNRPNVDSNRMGRRQSQRKSQQPQYSLPNQDNNHDKRLQQRRKHKTHSSSKQKTSQHSAQVTMETKSHPPSPRENKMEPTAQPAAQRCGRREHKHSGYKGSRHTPAFPCHRPSEASPEVLSRLSPNPGVTGMSSYDKGDSDSDLSESERLPVSPSRWDPPQLELRPEVIEDEARFSRSYRPRLRSNGGFDFPDFLPPPFNSWNLSQLAAFYNMEGRGGPRPRPVGPLERYLERLLQLEWCQIQTVQEEGGKSAVSDVTSSCHRSSAAATSRLSSPKCILQCQRAFPLTFLSSLASHSALLSGCACTLCRIRYSTSCGSSCCRSTHSHARQSRLSPTLEHRGPTSLPKRSYSESRVQSTERSSGSRAPRFSSPTGSNSHLRRMQASGNIRNTAQGANIKPHSTPRDCSVWAPFGALWDVWDYRTGGFRRRSGSEQRRSGVERPQGASEKRRSGSESRRGGSEYRRTAGLKEQEIKPDAVTAIMDNLPGKHSPLNRPKQVEFVT, from the exons ATGGGCACAGTCCTGCTGGAGCGGGTGCCACAACAATGCCAGGAGAGGATTTCCATCAGGGACAGGGAATGGAAGAAGAAGGCGGTGTGGAGCAACAACAGGCCTAATGTGGACAG CAACAGAATGGGTAGGCGGCAGTCTCAAAGGAAGTCCCAGCAGCCTCAGTATTCGCTCCCAAATCAGGATAATAACCATGACAAG AGGCTGCAGCAGAGAAGGAAGCACAAGACCCACTCCTCCTCCAAACAGAAAACTTCCCAGCACAG TGCTCAGGTGACCATGGAGACAAAGTCCCATCCACCTTCCCCCAGAGAGAATAAGATGGAGCCAACCGCGCAGCCTGCTGCTCAGCGCTGTGGCCGCAGAGAACACAAGCACAGTGGTTACAAAGGCAGCAGACACACACCAGCCTTTCCCTGCCATCGCCCATCTGAGGCGAGCCCAGAGGTGCTAAGTAGACTGTCACCAAACCCAGGGGTTACCGGTATGAGCAGCTATGACAAAGGTGACAGTGACAGTGACTTGTCCGAGTCTGAGAGACTTCCTGTATCCCCCTCTCGCTGGGATCCTCCACAGCTTGAGTTGAGACCAGAGGTCATTGAAGATGAAGCTCGCTTTTCTCGCAGCTACAGGCCAAGACTACGCAGCAATGGTGGTTTTGACTTCCCTGACTTCCTCCCCCCACCTTTTAACTCCTGGAACCTCAGTCAGCTGGCTGCCTTTTACAACATGGAGGGCCGTGGGGGCCCGCGACCCAGACCTGTGGGCCCTTTGGAAAGGTACCTGgagaggctgctgcagctgGAGTGGTGTCAGATTCAGACGGTACAGGAGGAGGGTGGGAAGTCCGCTGTGTCAGATGTGACATCCAGCTGCCACAGGTCGTCTGCTGCTGCCACGTCACGCCTCAGCTCTCCTAAGTGTATCCTCCAGTGTCAGCGTGCCTTCCCCCTCACCTTTCTTTCCTCTCTAGCCAGCCACTCGGCCCTGCTATCTGGCTGTGCCTGTACTCTCTGTCGAATTCGCTACTCCACTTCCTGTGGCAGCTCATGCTGCCGCTCCACGCACAGCCACGCCCGTCAGTCCAGGCTGAGCCCAACGTTGGAGCACAGGGGGCCGACATCTCTTCCCAAAAGGAGCTACAGTGAGAGCCGGGTGCAGTCAACAGAGAGGAGCTCAGGTTCCAGAGCCCCAAGGTTCAGCAGCCCTACGGGATCCAACAGCCACCTGAGGAGAATGCAAGCCTCAGGAAACATCCGCAACACTGCTCAAGGTGCTAACATAAAGCCTCATTCCACTCCTAGAGACTGCAGTGTGTGGGCCCCTTTCGGGGCGCTGTGGGATGTATGGGACTACAGGACTGGAGGGTTTAGGAGGAGGAGTGGctcagagcagagaagaagtgGTGTGGAAAGACCTCAAGGTGCATCAGAGAAAAGACGGAGCGGTTCAGAGAGTAGAAGAGGAGGGTCGGAGTACAGGAGGACAGCTGGGCTCAAGGAACAGGAGATCAAACCAGACGCTGTCACTGCAATAATGGACAATTTACCGGGTAAACATTCTCCTCTGAACAGACCGAAACAGGTGGAGTTTGTTACATAA